The Oryzias latipes chromosome 16, ASM223467v1 genomic sequence GGTTGACCCCCCTGCTGCCCGGTAAGAACATATTGTCCAGGCGTGGTACCGGATTCCCGCACCAGGAAATCACCATCTCTGGTCAGAAGTCTCTCTGCCTCCCTGCGAGTTAAACTGCCATGGAACCAGATTtcattctgcagctgctgcaccaTAGGGGGCGCCGATGTCCCAGAGACCCCGAGGGCATCATCAAGCGGTTCTTCAATTATACAAATGAAAATGTCAGGAAAATGATCCTAAAAAGGGTTTTCTGTGTTAAGttattaattataattaatCAAAAATGATTAATAAGGCACTGTACAAAAGCCCAGGCTCACCAAAGAGATTCacaggtaaaaacaaacaacaatagaataaaaataaaaagcaattgAACAATGATGTAGTCAATTAAAactgttaaacaaacaaatgaataaaaaaacatccttaGTTTGGctcaagtaattttttttttcttttcttataagCAATAAACTTACTATAAAACTGAGTTTTATTTTATCCTGTCAACCATGTTGACaggataaaataaaactattacaATGTTTGTCTAAAAAGTCTTCTTTCCTTATTTTCTTTCCTCAGGAGAAAGCTGGCCACTTCAGTGTAAAGTACAAACCACTTTGCTCATCTCTAAAGATATCTATTAACCCCAATTCTTTCCATATTGTAAAATAGAATATCATAATTGCCAGTCATTTTCCTTCGCATTGACTCCCATTTAGAAGAAATCAAGCCACTGATGAACTTTCCCGTCGAGTTTCCCAGAAAACCACTCATCTgggtttaaatgttttacataaAGGCCTCCTTTTGTTCTAGATTTATCAGGTTAATAAATAACATATTAACATGGGAGACACTCACTCATGTCGAAGGCGTCTCTGTTAGCATTTCCATTTGCAGCAAGCGGAGGACGAGGTTTATCCACATTGACATATGAAGGGTCATCAAACAGCTCTCGAGTTCCTTCTTTAGCAcccactaaaaaataaaaaataaaaaagagagagacAGAAGCTGACACGAGTGACCTTATCTTAAGTTTTCATTTCAAAGAAGCAGCAACATGGTggagctgagaaagaaagaaaaaaatggagcagaaaaacacatctttAAGCTGTGGCACTATCAAAACTGTTAGATGGGACTGAAATAAATGGATTAAACAGAGGGGGATGTTAAAGTATAATAGAAATGACTGCAGTCAGACAAAGGAAACACGAGCTCACCTGGTAACGGGGGCAGCGGCTGCTTGTGAATGTCATTCTGGCCCTGCTGTCCATAGAGCTACAAACAAACGTATTCCACCAAATGATATGAGCTCTTGCATCATGTAATCATCTTCAAATAAAGTACACATTTGcacaataaaaacaccaaagaacaTGGTAGCATTTGAGAGATTTCACACATTCCTACTAAAACTGCATTAAAGTCCAGCTGAAGCTGAAGCCAAAGTCAAATAAATATAATGACTTCATAATTTGTCTTTGGGGAGACAAACCTTTATCTGAATAAGAAGTTCCAGCATGCTGTCAGCACCAGTTGTGCAACCAATTCAGGAAATGTTTCACAGATAACATCAGTTTTGCTCATAAGTCAGACACTTTTTCAACTGCAGTCTGATTCTGAAGGATGAACTTCAAAATAGAATACTAGTGAATGTGAAGATGTTAAAAGGTCTAAATCTTACTGATTTGAGCACACATCGTGGATACAACAGTTTTTCACCGAGATACAAGTAGGGCAGTGCTGAATCATTGCAGATTGTGGGTGTTCATACTTCAGACCATAAAAAAACACCTATATGTGTAAATGAcatatttggatttttcttcCTGGTTTGTCGTCTCTGTGCTGCAGGCCTCTCTGGATTCGAATGTGCTGAGTTGTGTGCATAAGCGGATGTCTTCTCACCAGTGTGGCTCCGGAGCGGGTCCTCATGTCAATAATTCCACCAGGAGGAGGCTGTTTCCCAGGGAAATTATTGTAGTAAGGAACTTCAGGAGGCGGGGCaatctcatcatcctcttcatccCATGCAGAGCCGTCAAACGGAGCCATTCTGAcaggagatttaaaaaaaaacagatgagcaAAAAGAGTAGTTTAAAACATATAGTTTAAGGTTTTTGTTCGAACGTACCTGTCATGGGGGGTGACCAGTTTAGGGGGGGTTTTAAGGTATTGTTTGAAACGCAGTTCAAATGCCTGGCCGATGGTGCTGATGACTTCTTGAGCTAAACCCTCTGTGCACTCCAGGATGTGACATGCTGCAAACAGAGGAGAGAGGAAGAACAGATTAGGAGGCTGTAGCTGTGCATCCTTGAAAGGAATCCAGAGCTCAAACGGAAAATAAGTTGAAACAGAGACAGTGCAGAGAGACGTAAAGATGGCTTGTGAATTTTGATCAAGTGCCTCAGAGAAAGCTACATTAGCAAAAAGGGTTTTCTTCACTTGCTCTTCTATACATTAAAGCAGCGCTTGATGAGCATCATTTAGAAAGGCCTTAAATGCTCCCCTTACATAGTTGTGTGAGAAAATGAACActaattttgtcctttttctaaatgttggtaaattatttcattctttacaaaaaaattggCTGCTGATAATATTTTTCTGAAGTTGCCAGGAAAATAGTCTGCAGCTCTTTATCACCATGCAAAAAGAGAGAACACAGGAAACGGCTGATTTATGGGCCACAGAATCATGATTAAATCTCTTCATAGAGGAACCCAAGTTCCGTTTTCAGACTCTTCCGTAGGATGTAACCTCTAAGATGGTTTTATTGTGTCGTTTCTGCTCACCTCTATGGTTGACTGGGTCTTTGGCCACATATGCTACGTACTCTGCTGTATCCTAAGGGAGACAGGGGAAGATAGTTAGGGGAGGAGAGGAAAGGGATGGGGGAGGGAAATCAATAAGAGGAAAGAAAGTGAAGGGTAGCTTTGAGACTGAAAGGCTGAGAAGAAGACAAGGAAATAGATCAAGCAAAAGCTGCCATCTTTAAGTCGCAACAGAAGTTAGAGACATACTATGAGCTGGAAAAGAGATAACAGGAAGTAATGCGGACGGGGGCTGCGAGCCACTGAGGCAGCAGTGAATTAAGTGGTATTCATAGGATTAGACAATGACTTAAGACAGGAAGGAAGGACATGCACGGTGATGAAAGATGGAAAAAGCCCAGAGTGCGACTTGAGCTGAAAGAGAGGGCTGGGTGACTCACTGGGTCTCCTCCAGAGGCAAAGGATATGGACTGCATGTGATGATTGGCAATAATCTGTGGAGACAAAGAAGAGTGGATGGAAGGAGAGAAGGGGAAGGAGAGCACACGGGGAAGATGAAGTATGTAGGAAGTGAAATCAAAGCGTGtttatggaaaaaagaaatatgtactggttatataaaaataatagcCCCTTTTCCTCAATCGAACATCtgcaacaaagataaaaaatgaagaagggATGGAGCACCTTTCTAACCGTCTGGAACAACCACCCTCAATGGATCAATAACAGCAACAACACTTGCTAATGCTTCACATACACAATGCATGCAcccaagttttttctttttggtgaatGGGTATATGATGTGCTAAACGACATGCTCCTTAGTGCTATGTGTTAATGTGAAAGCACTGCACTGCTGTATACCAATCTCCCCAAAGATAGACATCGCTCAGTGGCTATTAACTCATTAGAGGTCTGAGAGGCGCATCACATCCTGCCCAGTGGTAAGGCAAGAACCAAGACAATGTTAGGAAGGATTTGTGCAGCATCCAGAGTAAATGAGCTAAACAAAGTGGAGAGGCTCTAAATGTATCTGTAAATGTTCCAGAAACTGCCAACCCTGTAATCGGGACTATCCCAGAAACTAAACGTTCATTCAGGTCAGCCTTCTCCCATTTCTGAGCTGTTTGCTTTCATGAGTGAAAGCAGTgcttaaaaaaagtgttgcaaAAGTTATACATAttttcaaaacacacaaaaaaagactcaGCAATCCactcaacatattttttttatcgaaaaacaaacacaactgacaggagtttaaagagaaaaatagaCATCTGCCGCAGAATCCTTGTCATCTAGGAAAAAATAACTATTGCATTACTGAACTTAAAACCTTTACAGGAAAATGGCAAAAGCATCAGAAAACACTTGCTTCTTCGAAATATGTCTACATTACAGAACTGTTTTTCCCCCAGGCTCCTCAAACATCATCGCCATTACAACTACATCTTACAATTGACAGGTTGTGTACGTCACAGGTTGTTACGCAAGCACACTGATAAGCAGGAATATCTTGAGCTTGCTAATCAATAGTCAGCATAACACTTTGAGAGAGCCAGAAAATGTGATAGCAGTCTAACCTGTTTGCAGTCAGAAGCTAGCAGGTTTAGGCTGCTGGTTGAGATGGTGAGGCTGATTGGCATGCCTGCAAACTGCAAGTTACTCTTTCCCAGAATTGATGTGAGACACCGAGAGGAAGGCTGTGAAGAAGAGCAACACAAAGCAAGAAAGAACTTTACTAAATCACAAGCTGATTTTATTTGGTGAAACTAACATTAATAAGAGTGAATGAGAGCTGGATACATATCTGTGGAAATAAATGAGTAAATGCTTTTGAGTGTGGGAGTGAGACGGTTACTGCAACTCCAAAGAATGATCTGGTCTCTAAAGCCAATGACGCCTGTGAGGGAGGCCAGATCACATAATTTAGGCTTGACAATGAATATCACATGGGCCAGGCCAAAACAATTGTGCCAACTCATCAACTCCAATCCACCTCCTGTTCTCACAGCTTTCATCCAAATTTGCTCCAGAATATTTGGAAaatgctgagaaaagcagctcatGCTTAGCCACAGTAAcctaaaaaaaaggcagaagtgACTAGTTTTATCTATTGCAGTCATcatattttagcatttttttgtctggaaTAGTAGACTGCCAGTAATTCACTGGTCAAACCCAGTTTTGCAAGCAGACCGAACAGCTTTATAGACTGTTTGGGTGGATGCTTTTAGTTTTACAGACACAGCGTTTGGAGGCTGCGTTTGCTAATCCATAGTGCTTCTTAAGCCGGACACTGGCTCCCCACAAGCCTCCCCTGTGGCACGGGAGAGGGAGAAAAGAGACCTATAGTGATTGGTAATTACCTGCAAGTGGCTCACTCACCACACAAGTGCACAATTATCTTAAATCAAGCTCTTTGTGCGCTTacgcaaaaacaaaaagaattccAGGGAAGCCATTGGTACAGTTCCATGGAAAACAAGCATTGGTTTGGACAGTCAGCGTATTGTTTGCTTTAGGATTGGaaatcatttttagttttggGCTGGCTGCccaaatgcaaaaatgtgtgtgtgtgtgtttacgaGATAGCATGTGACTGACTGGCCAACTGACCATAAAATAGACAATCGAGGTAAATCGAGGTCTTagccagaaaaaaaaccaaTTTCCACTGCTGTCCACTTCTgcgttataaataaataatggccTGTAgggttgtgttgatgtgtgtagTATGAACCTTTCTTCGGCGGGCGCCTTTGGCTCCGGGTACTGCCTCACACACCACAGCGATAGCTTCcctgaaacaagaaaaacacaactattAGGGAATTATGCAATATTTCTCAACACCTTCCTGCTCACACATTTGTGTACATAAAACGAGAGCTGGCAGCTGGGGTTTAGAACTCCCAGTCTGTGCTGTTTTTACTCCTCTTTGccacagacacaaacatttctgcagaaaccaaAAGGAAACCACTGGGACTGCAGCACTTTCTAATTTAAGttctaaagaaaacagaagggctgtataaaaaaaacacacccatATATGACCAGTGAAAAAATAGCACAAAAAAAGTAGGTAAATGGAGAGGAAGCAGAATAGAGAACATGACTAATATAATAGTGAATTTACAGACCCAACACCTTGAGACACGTTATCCCCTCATGACCTGTGATAAATAAAGACGAAAGCCAGCAGAGGCCAGTGAAAAGTCTCACCTGGTGACTTGTGTTCTGGTGTTGAAGTCCAGCGCCCGCATTGACTGTAGCACCTCTACACAACCCATGTACTGCTCAGGAAACAGGAAAGCAACTCGTTCACATTAGACATTTCCGGCACGCAAgacagaaaaagttattttcctcTACACTCCAGATTGGAAAGAGGGACAGTGTCTGTCTGTACGTTCAAATCGGGCTCGGAAACACGCGTTCAAGCTGCCCCTTTCAATCCATTTAAATGTGCGTATATTCTCATTtaaggcttaaaaaaactttcatgttCACGCATAGCTATTCagtttttaagtccgttttcGGGCTCCACGTTCATtaaatgaaagttaaaccaattgAACTTTgaggactcggatttggtagtggtgTGTGGGTAACATCATTTTCAATTTTCAGaggccaaccgtttgaaaatgtatcatgaaggaaaaattaataatgacCCGTTTGTGCCGGGTCGGAATTATGTGataccaagtctttcacatGTGGGAATAGAGTTGTTAACCCaaagatttgcgagatttgcactgctGGGACCTTTTTGCACCAAGCTTCTTCTAACTGCAAGTACATGCGCGAGTATCGGGttgcgacagtccagtgtgaactccATATGCCAAAAGCACATTCAAGTATGCCTGTttagcgcattcttgaatgtgcatcacaTTCCCAGTGTGTACATAGCATAAGACAGAGGTTGATGAGAGTGTACTTACTGTTACAGTGTAAGAAACACCAGTGGTGCTGACCACACTGTCAGAGTGGAGCCAGCCACGGGTAGGCTTGTTGACGAAGGAGCCATGCCGTGTCCATTCGTCTCCTCCCAGCTGCCCACCTTCCACCCGTGCCCTCCTGGACGCCCCTCCAAGCCGGTTCATGTCCTGCAGAGGAGGTcggggagggggagagggggCGGTTAGGAGGGGAGCAGGTTGGTGAAGAGGAGGGGAGGAGCTAGAGTTGCTCCTATCGTCCCCAGAGGACTCCACAGCCAGCTGAGATGGCTGTGACCTGCTTGAGGCCTTGAGTCCTGGAAGAAGAGTAGCAGTGACACCCAGACGAAGGGAACTCATCCTTGGGAAGAAGGAGCAGAGGGTGGTGGGACTGTTTTCTGCCGGACGGGGAGAGGTGGGGGGCAAAATAGGAGTGAGAGACGAGGAGGAAAGAGAAGAAGGTATACCAGGGGAGGGGGTCAAAGGGGTGGCAGGACTGGAAGGAGGGAACGACGATGGATTGGAGTTGGTGTCATCGTTTGAACTCAGCGACTCACTCCGAAAGTGGGTGTATTTAGTTTTGGGCACAAGCTCCATATTGATCCTGCAGAGAGAGTTTTTGATGCCAAGGCTGTAGTGGATCAAAGTGTCTGTCAAACTAAAGTTTTTCTCTGAAAAGACAAACCCATTTGCACGTCTTGCTCATGATTTGAGCTGCATCCATGTTGCTGCATCTGATTGTCCGTCCTACAGTCATTGTGAGGCAGCCAAACCAAACTGCTTCAACTACAACTCTGTCCACAGTGAATGCAGAATGAGAAGAGGTCCAGAGAAGTGGGATGTCCCAGATaatcagacaaaaagaaaacgtcTCATTCAAGACTTGTACAGCTCATGTTGGTTCAATCCTTTTGTGATTTGTTTGATTTCCCAGGACTAATGAAGACGAACTCTCAGCTCCACAGTTCTTTCTCGGTGTTCTCCCATGATGTAAAACAATCAGTGAGTATTTCCTTCCAACATAACCATCCCTGAGTGAGAGCCAGTTTTAAAGCTGTCATTAGAGAGTCCCCACAAGTTCCTGTCACTCGGAATGCCTGTTTTTCCGGAACCAAAGCTGTGCACTTGAATGCGATATGACTACATGCACGAGGTGCTGGAAACCTTGCCAGTCCGCAATGATGACATGCACATGTGTAATGCAGCTCCGCTTGGCAGTCGTATCCTGCTTGACAGAGGCCcataaaaaatgcttaaaaatccCATTAGGAGCCAAAACAGGGATTAGAAGAAGGGCTGTGCAGACATCATCCAAAACTTTAACTGGTCAATAATACAGCAGGTACCTGCCGGAGAAGAGAGGAGGGTTCCTGCTCTCAACTAGCGTCAGAGTTTTGTGTCAGCAGTAGCAACAGCTTCTTCAGCAGCTACTTTTCATGAACATGACACCCTCAAATGTGTCATCGGGTCCTGTTTTACTCTCTCTCCCTCTTCCTCCAAATGATTTCATGTCCTCTCTGAATGGCTTTGGCCCTCTCCCTTCCTGCGTCTCCTTCTTCGTCTTCTCTCCTCTTCCAGATGACCTCTGGTGAagcctcttttcctttttcggTGCTCTTTCCCCCCTTCTCTCCGTCTCCTTTCTTGTCCTGGAAGtcctctctcctcctccacACAATGTACTCTGCCAGCCTCTGTCTCTCCAGCGCCTCCGCCCTCTCTTGCGCCACCACTTCCTCTCTTCTTTTCCAAATGATCTCTCGCGCCCCCTCTCCCCCTCCCTCGATGGCTCGCCCGTTCTCCAGGCTGTCCCGTTTAACAGAACCTCACTCAAAAAATACAAGTGAGTCCCGTCTGAATGCCTTTTGAACTTAAGGTTTTGGGATGGCTAGAGGCTAGACATGGTCATTACAGACACccatagaaaaacaaagaaaaaccaaacaaaagtttgtttttaagacTGGACTCGCAGAGCGGAGCCGGTTCCTGACAGAGGTACCTGATAtggctaaaaacaaaagagcCTGCTTTTGTTTAAGTGTGTTCCCTAAAAATGACCAccaagtttcacttttttttttttgttgttcttttttttctgtttattcctTGAGCACCATTGAATCTTGGTAGGCCTCCTGGGAGATGTTGTCTGACTGGTACAGTGACAGACACTGCAGCACCAAGGTGGTGATGTAACACGGGAGAATGTGGGTCATTGGCTGATGAACACTACTGGTGGGCTCGTTGTGATGGTAATGAAACCTGATTTGTCAGGTTTGATCTCATAATCCAGCTTCAGCAAAGTGAGAGCTCATCAGTGCTGAAGATGAACTCACTCATCTGGGTTCGAAAGAAGCTCAAATAGAACTGACCTTTGTTGTTAACCCAGTGCCAGCTGCTGTCATCTGATTGTTTCGTAGTTCAATTCAATAAAAAGCCCAGATTATAGTTGTTTACCTGAGAGAAGAATGTTGACACTGCCACAAAGTGTATGATATAAAAAAGCCAAAGGCTATATTCCAGGACAGCTCCCTTCCCAACGCAAGGAATAGTCAGATCTCAGCTCTGTCCAACAGACACCTTAAAACACTGCATCTTTCTGCATAGACCAACCTAGAAGGCAAATACTCTTACATTAGCAGTCGCTCACAACAAACATCCCACAAATGAAACAGTCTGTAACAACTTGACCTCAGTGGGAGGCAAATGTACACTTTTAGCCCTGCAGCAAGCTGTCCTGCCTAAACCTTAGTGCTGCTGAGGCACTAGTCATATTTACAGAACATTGACCTTTAGACTTGCAAAAGATGAATAACTTACACAAGGCTGCACATCTGGCACCAACCTTTTAATAATACCAAAAGGAATGGCTTATTATAACATTTGAGAATGCAACTAAGCCAAAAGTATAACGGTCAAGATTGTAGTGGGTGCTGGATGAATGGCAAAAGGAACAGTCGCCTACACCAGTCTAGCACCACAGAGGGATTGTCTAGCAGTTCTAGCTAGCCATCCATCTGGTCTTGGACAAAAAGCACCAAGGAGGATCCAGATATACTCATCCACTGCCAGACAGGCCTGGATGATCTCCAGAAAGCTATAAAGTAGTATGGCTGGAAAAGACACAAAGTCTTCAGATAAAAAGCATGCAGAATAAATTAACAGTCTGTCACACACTTAATAGAACCAAAATTAAGTCCAAAGAGGCTTAGAACGTTCCATAGGCAACACATCCAACACGTGTTAACAGCAGACTAGGAACACCAGTTGTTCCTTCTGAGAGAACTAATAGAGTCGAGTCAACCCTAGCTCTAGGATGTTGGTGCACAAAACACAGTGAAGGTCAGGTGACTGCAGAGGAGACGGCCCTCTACATGAAGAGAAATCCTGAGTCACCAACAGATGAGCGCTGTAATGAACAGACTGTCATAGATGCAGCACTGCTGATGACTGATGATCATAGGCCTCAGGGTCAAACAGCAGCACCCACGGATATGTACAAGTGAAGTCAGAGTGATCATCTAATTCACACAGTCATGCCTGATAGTAGCACATTGAGGACAgatgaactgaaaaaaaaacattggataACAAACTTTCACACAGACAAAGTTAGAGTTAACAACTAT encodes the following:
- the shc1 gene encoding SHC-transforming protein 1 isoform X2 codes for the protein MELVPKTKYTHFRSESLSSNDDTNSNPSSFPPSSPATPLTPSPGIPSSLSSSSLTPILPPTSPRPAENSPTTLCSFFPRMSSLRLGVTATLLPGLKASSRSQPSQLAVESSGDDRSNSSSSPPLHQPAPLLTAPSPPPRPPLQDMNRLGGASRRARVEGGQLGGDEWTRHGSFVNKPTRGWLHSDSVVSTTGVSYTVTYMGCVEVLQSMRALDFNTRTQVTREAIAVVCEAVPGAKGARRRKPSSRCLTSILGKSNLQFAGMPISLTISTSSLNLLASDCKQDTAEYVAYVAKDPVNHRACHILECTEGLAQEVISTIGQAFELRFKQYLKTPPKLVTPHDRMAPFDGSAWDEEDDEIAPPPEVPYYNNFPGKQPPPGGIIDMRTRSGATLLYGQQGQNDIHKQPLPPLPVGAKEGTRELFDDPSYVNVDKPRPPLAANGNANRDAFDMKPLDDALGVSGTSAPPMVQQLQNEIWFHGSLTRREAERLLTRDGDFLVRESGTTPGQYVLTGQQGGQPKHLLLVDPEGVVRTKDHRFGSVSHLISYHLDNRLPIVSAGSEVYLQQPVERRA
- the shc1 gene encoding SHC-transforming protein 1 isoform X1, with product MELVPKTKYTHFRSESLSSNDDTNSNPSSFPPSSPATPLTPSPGIPSSLSSSSLTPILPPTSPRPAENSPTTLCSFFPRMSSLRLGVTATLLPGLKASSRSQPSQLAVESSGDDRSNSSSSPPLHQPAPLLTAPSPPPRPPLQDMNRLGGASRRARVEGGQLGGDEWTRHGSFVNKPTRGWLHSDSVVSTTGVSYTVTYMGCVEVLQSMRALDFNTRTQVTREAIAVVCEAVPGAKGARRRKPSSRCLTSILGKSNLQFAGMPISLTISTSSLNLLASDCKQIIANHHMQSISFASGGDPDTAEYVAYVAKDPVNHRACHILECTEGLAQEVISTIGQAFELRFKQYLKTPPKLVTPHDRMAPFDGSAWDEEDDEIAPPPEVPYYNNFPGKQPPPGGIIDMRTRSGATLLYGQQGQNDIHKQPLPPLPVGAKEGTRELFDDPSYVNVDKPRPPLAANGNANRDAFDMKPLDDALGVSGTSAPPMVQQLQNEIWFHGSLTRREAERLLTRDGDFLVRESGTTPGQYVLTGQQGGQPKHLLLVDPEGVVRTKDHRFGSVSHLISYHLDNRLPIVSAGSEVYLQQPVERRA
- the shc1 gene encoding SHC-transforming protein 1 isoform X4, whose amino-acid sequence is MNRLGGASRRARVEGGQLGGDEWTRHGSFVNKPTRGWLHSDSVVSTTGVSYTVTYMGCVEVLQSMRALDFNTRTQVTREAIAVVCEAVPGAKGARRRKPSSRCLTSILGKSNLQFAGMPISLTISTSSLNLLASDCKQIIANHHMQSISFASGGDPDTAEYVAYVAKDPVNHRACHILECTEGLAQEVISTIGQAFELRFKQYLKTPPKLVTPHDRMAPFDGSAWDEEDDEIAPPPEVPYYNNFPGKQPPPGGIIDMRTRSGATLLYGQQGQNDIHKQPLPPLPVGAKEGTRELFDDPSYVNVDKPRPPLAANGNANRDAFDMKPLDDALGVSGTSAPPMVQQLQNEIWFHGSLTRREAERLLTRDGDFLVRESGTTPGQYVLTGQQGGQPKHLLLVDPEGVVRTKDHRFGSVSHLISYHLDNRLPIVSAGSEVYLQQPVERRA
- the shc1 gene encoding SHC-transforming protein 1 isoform X3, with amino-acid sequence MEYMDMNRLGGASRRARVEGGQLGGDEWTRHGSFVNKPTRGWLHSDSVVSTTGVSYTVTYMGCVEVLQSMRALDFNTRTQVTREAIAVVCEAVPGAKGARRRKPSSRCLTSILGKSNLQFAGMPISLTISTSSLNLLASDCKQIIANHHMQSISFASGGDPDTAEYVAYVAKDPVNHRACHILECTEGLAQEVISTIGQAFELRFKQYLKTPPKLVTPHDRMAPFDGSAWDEEDDEIAPPPEVPYYNNFPGKQPPPGGIIDMRTRSGATLLYGQQGQNDIHKQPLPPLPVGAKEGTRELFDDPSYVNVDKPRPPLAANGNANRDAFDMKPLDDALGVSGTSAPPMVQQLQNEIWFHGSLTRREAERLLTRDGDFLVRESGTTPGQYVLTGQQGGQPKHLLLVDPEGVVRTKDHRFGSVSHLISYHLDNRLPIVSAGSEVYLQQPVERRA